The nucleotide sequence GCAGCCCGATGGCGTCGTGGGCCGCATCGCCATGAGGCGCGACCTGATCGGCCACTACGGCCACAACCGGCTGCACGGCGGCGTGGTCAGCGCGGGGCTGGACGCGATGGGCGGGCTGGCGGTGATGGCGGCGATCGGCGCGCGCCACATGGACGAGGCGCCGGCGCAGCGCCTGCACCGCTTTGCCAAGCTGGGCACCATCGACCTGCGCATCGACTACCTGCGCCCGGCGATCGGCGAGCATTTCGAGCTGCAGGCGCAGGTGCTGCGCCTGGGCTCGCGGGTGGCCTCCACCCGCATGGAATTCCTGGGCCCGGACGGCAAGCTGCTGTCCACCGGCGCCGGCGCCTACATCGTTTCCTGAAGCGGCGGCGCCCGCGCGGCGCTTCCTACAATCGCCGCCATGAAGCCCCTCCTGGTTCGAGGCCGTGCCCTGGCCGGCGGCACCACCCCCGCCGTGTGCGCGCCGCTGGTGGCCCATGACGCGCCAGGCCTGCTGGCCGAGGCCGCCGCCGTGGCGGCGCTGGGCCCCGACCTGCTGGAATGGCGGGTCGATTTCTTTGAAGGCATCGCCCGCACCGGCGAGGTGGTGGAGCTGGCCTCGGCGATCAAACGGGCGGCGGGCGGCCTGCCGCTGCTGTTCACGCGGCGTTCGGCGCGCGAGGGCGGCCAGCCCATCGCGCTGGACGAGGCCGCGGTGGCCGCGCTGTGCCGCGCGGTGTGCGCCGGCGGCGGCGTGGACCTGGTCGACTACGAGATGGACCACGACCCCGCCCACGTGGCGGCGGTGCGCGAGGCCGCGCGGACGCATGGCGTGGGGCTGGTGCTGTCGTTCCACGACTTCCAGGGCACGCCGCCGGTCGAGGCCTTGCTGGGGCGCTTGCGGCAGGCGGCCGCACTGGGCGCCGACGTGGCCAAGCTGGCGGTGATGCCGCGCGACATGGGCGACGTGCTGAACCTGCTGTCGGCCACCTGGCAGGCCAGCCAATCGCTGCCCATCCCGCTCATCAGCATGGCCATGGGGCCGCTGGGCGCGGTCACGCGGCTGGCCGGCGGCGCCTTCGGCTCGGCCCTGAGTTTCGGGGCGGGGCAGGCGGCCTCGGCGCCGGGGCAGATGCCCATCGCCGAGCTGCGCCAGGGACTGACCCTGCTGCAGAGGGCTATGGAGCGTCGGGCCTAGCCCTGCACCCCGCCATTGGGCTGCTTGCGGATGGTGGTGAACAGGTTCCAGGCCACCAGGAACATGGCGGCGATGACCGGGCCGATGACGAAGCCGTTCAGGCCGAACACCGCGATGCCGCCCAGGGTGGCGATCAGCACCAGGTAGTCGGGCATGCGGGTGTCCTTGCCCACCAGGATGGGCCGCAGCAGGTTGTCGACCAGGCCGATCACCAGCACGCCCCAGGCCGTCAGGCCCAGCCCGGCCACGATTTCGCCGGTGAACAGGAAGTACAGGGCCACCGGGCCCCAGACCAGGGCCGCGCCCACGGCCGGCAGCAGGGACAGCAGCGCCATCAGCGCGCCCCACAGCAGCGGCCCCGGCAGGCCCAGCACCCAGAAGGCCAGGCCGCCCAGCACGCCCTGGATCAGCGCGATCACGATGTTGCCCTTGACGGTGGCCCGCACCACGGTGACGAACTGGCCGAGCAGCCGGTGCGTCTGCTGTTCCTGCAGCGGGATGGCCTCGGCGATGCGCTCGCTCAGCCGGGCGCCGTCGCGCAGCAGGAAGAACAGCAGGTACAGCATGACGAAGAAGGCGATCACGAAATCGAGCGTGATCTGGCCGATGCCCAGCAGCCGGGTGGTGATGATCTGGCCGCTGCTGGTGAGCAGGCCCGTCAGGCGCTGCTGCAGCGCGCCCACGTTCACCAGGTCGAAGCGTTCCAGCACGGCGCGCCCCCAGGGCGGCAGCGCATCCAGCATGCGCTGCAGGTACTGGCCGAACTGCAGCTCGCCCGAGCGCACCTTCTGCACCACCACCGAGGCCTCCTGCACCACCGAGAAGCCCACCATGATCAGCGGCAGGATCACGATGAGCAGGATGAGCAGCAGCGTCAGCAGCGCCGCCAGCGTCGGCCGCCGGTTGGCCTGCCGCTGCACGCGGCGGTGCACCGGGGCGAACACGATGGCGATGAAGATCGCCCACAGAACCGCGCCGACGAAGGGCAGCAGGATGAGCACGAACGCCACCGTGACGACGGCCACCAGCCACAGCAGGGTCTTGTGCTCCAGGGTGGGCGACTGCAGGGGATCGGGCGGCGTCATGGGCGGGCAGGTGAATGGGGGCGCAAGGTTATCACCCCGCTAGCGAGGGATGGGCCGCGGTTTGCCGTTGTCGTCGATGGCCACGTAGGTGAGCGAGGCTTCGGTCACCTTGATGTAGTTGCCCTGCGAGCCGAAGCGCTCGGCGAAGACCTCCACCTGCACCGTGATCGAGGTGCGGCCGATGCGCGTGACGTGGGCGTAGAAGGACAGGATGTCGCCCACCCGCACCGGCTGCTTGAAGACGAACTGGTTGACCGCCACCGTCGCCATGCGCCCCTTGGCATGGCGCGCCGGCACCACCGCGCCGGCCAGGTCCACCTGGGCCATGACCCAGCCGCCGAAGATGTCGCCGTTGCCGTTGGTGTCGGCCGGCATCGGGATGACCTTGAGCACCAGCTCCCGGTCGGTGGGCAGCTGCACGTAGGCGGCGGCGCTTGCATTCGCGGACATGGTCACAATCTCCTCTGGCTCACTCCAACACCGATTGTCCCCGATGCGCCGCGCCGGCGAACTTGCCGCTCCCCCCCAGGCCTCCTCCTCCCCCGCCCAGGCGCCCACCCGCGGCCGCGACTGGGCCACGCTGCGCCGGCTGCTGCCCTACCTGTGGCAGTACAAGTGGCGCGTGCTGGCGGCGCTGGCGTTCATGGTCGGCGCCAAGCTGGCCAACGTCAGCGTGCCGTTGCTGCTCAAGAACCTGGTCGACACGATGAGCTTCAAGCCGGGCGACCCGGCGGCGGTGCTGGTGGTGCCGATCGGCCTGCTGGTGGGCTACGGCCTGCTGCGGCTGTCGACATCCCTGTTCACCGAGCTGCGCGAACTGGTGTTCGCCAAGGCCACCCAGGGCGCGGCGCGCAGCATCGCGCTGGAGACCTTCCAGCACCTGCATTCCCTGTCGCTGCGCTTCCACCTGGAGCGGCAGACCGGCGGCATGACGCGCGACATCGAGCGCGGCGTGCGCGGCATCGAGTCGCTGATCTCGTACTCGCTCTACAGTGTGGTGCCCACGCTGACCGAGGTGGCGCTGGTGCTGGGCATCCTGGCGGTGAAGTTCGACGCCGGCTTCGCCTGGATCACGCTGGCGGCGCTGGGCGTGTACATCCTCTTCACCGTCACGGTGACCGAGTGGCGCACCAAGTTCCGCCGCGAGGCCAACGAGTTCGACTCGGCGGCCCACACCCGGGCCATCGACTCGCTGCTGAACTACGAGACCGTCAAGTACTTCAACAACGAGGGCTTCGAAGCGCGGCGCTACGACGAGAGCCTGGAGCGGCTGCGCAAGTCGCGCCTGAAGTCGCAGACCACGCTGTCCATGCTCAACACCGGGCAGCAGCTGATCATCGCCATCGGCCTGGTGGCCATGCTGTGGCGCGCCACCGAGGGCGTGGCGCAGGGGCGCATGACGCTGGGCGACCTGGTGATGATCAACGCCTTCATGATCCAGCTGTACATCCCGCTCAATTTCCTGGGCGTGCTGTACCGGGAGATCAAGCAGAGCCTGACGGACCTGGACAAGATGTTCGTGCTGATGGAGCGCGAGCGCGAGGTGGCGGACAAGGCTGGCGCGCCGGCGCTGGCGGGACTGGAGCGGCCCACGGTGCGCTTCGAGCACGTGCACTTCGCCTACGAGCCCAGCCGGCCCATCCTGCACGACGTGAGCTTCGAGATCCCGGCCGGCAAGACGGTGGCGGTGGTCGGGCCCTCGGGCTCGGGCAAGTCGACGCTGGCGCGGCTGCTGTACCGCTTCTACGACGTCGGCATCCCGGGCAGCCCTTCGGTGGCCGGGGGCATCACCATCGCCGGCCAGGATATCCGCGAGGTCACCCAGGCCAGCGTGCGCCGGGCCATCGGCATCGTGCCGCAGGACACGGTGCTGTTCAACGACACGGTGGAATACAACATCGCCTACGGCCGCGCCGGCGCCAGCCGCGCCGAGGTGGAGGCGGCGGCCCGGGCGGCGCACATCCACGACTTCATCCGCTCCACCCCCAAGGGCTACGACACCATGGTGGGCGAGCGCGGCCTCAAGCTGTCGGGCGGGGAGAAGCAGCGCGTGGCGATCGCCCGCACCCTGCTGAAGGACCCGCCCATCCTGATCTTCGACGAGGCCACCTCGGCGCTGGATTCGGCCAACGAGCGCGCCATCCAGGCCGAGCTGGAAAGCGCGGCGCGCAACAAGACCACCCTGGTGATCGCCCACCGGCTGTCCACCGTGGTCCATGCCCACGAGATCCTGGTCATGGAGGCCGGCCGCATCATCGAGCGCGGCACGCACGAGGCCTTGCTGGCGTCGGGCGGCCGCTACGCGCGGATGTGGGCATTGCAACAACGCCGGGGCGACAAGATCGAGCCGCAAGCAGCGATCCAGTCGCTTCCGGGTTAAAGCTGAGGTACAACCCCATTCCATGATCGGTCTTACTGCCATCCGCCTTGCCGCCCTCGTCGCTGTCGCCTATGCCCTGTTGCTGCTCAGTGGCGGGCTGATCGGGGTGGCCGGCGGCGGCAGCCGCCTCAGCCTGAGCGTCAGCCTGGCCCAGCCGGTGACCTGGCTGATGGCCCTGCTGTCGCTGCTGATCGCCTGGGCGCTGTGGAGCCGCTATGCCTGGGGCTGGTGGCTGGGCCTGGCGGCGGCGCTGTTCCAGCTGTGGCGCATCGTGAGCGCGATCATCGCGCGGCCGGGCTACCCGCAGC is from Ramlibacter tataouinensis TTB310 and encodes:
- a CDS encoding thioesterase family protein; the protein is MTRHPSAAPGDFEPEFVDGLRAIFEEKIVFNQVLGLKITALQPDGVVGRIAMRRDLIGHYGHNRLHGGVVSAGLDAMGGLAVMAAIGARHMDEAPAQRLHRFAKLGTIDLRIDYLRPAIGEHFELQAQVLRLGSRVASTRMEFLGPDGKLLSTGAGAYIVS
- the aroD gene encoding type I 3-dehydroquinate dehydratase yields the protein MKPLLVRGRALAGGTTPAVCAPLVAHDAPGLLAEAAAVAALGPDLLEWRVDFFEGIARTGEVVELASAIKRAAGGLPLLFTRRSAREGGQPIALDEAAVAALCRAVCAGGGVDLVDYEMDHDPAHVAAVREAARTHGVGLVLSFHDFQGTPPVEALLGRLRQAAALGADVAKLAVMPRDMGDVLNLLSATWQASQSLPIPLISMAMGPLGAVTRLAGGAFGSALSFGAGQAASAPGQMPIAELRQGLTLLQRAMERRA
- a CDS encoding AI-2E family transporter; amino-acid sequence: MTPPDPLQSPTLEHKTLLWLVAVVTVAFVLILLPFVGAVLWAIFIAIVFAPVHRRVQRQANRRPTLAALLTLLLILLIVILPLIMVGFSVVQEASVVVQKVRSGELQFGQYLQRMLDALPPWGRAVLERFDLVNVGALQQRLTGLLTSSGQIITTRLLGIGQITLDFVIAFFVMLYLLFFLLRDGARLSERIAEAIPLQEQQTHRLLGQFVTVVRATVKGNIVIALIQGVLGGLAFWVLGLPGPLLWGALMALLSLLPAVGAALVWGPVALYFLFTGEIVAGLGLTAWGVLVIGLVDNLLRPILVGKDTRMPDYLVLIATLGGIAVFGLNGFVIGPVIAAMFLVAWNLFTTIRKQPNGGVQG
- a CDS encoding acyl-CoA thioesterase, whose product is MSANASAAAYVQLPTDRELVLKVIPMPADTNGNGDIFGGWVMAQVDLAGAVVPARHAKGRMATVAVNQFVFKQPVRVGDILSFYAHVTRIGRTSITVQVEVFAERFGSQGNYIKVTEASLTYVAIDDNGKPRPIPR
- a CDS encoding ABCB family ABC transporter ATP-binding protein/permease, which translates into the protein MRRAGELAAPPQASSSPAQAPTRGRDWATLRRLLPYLWQYKWRVLAALAFMVGAKLANVSVPLLLKNLVDTMSFKPGDPAAVLVVPIGLLVGYGLLRLSTSLFTELRELVFAKATQGAARSIALETFQHLHSLSLRFHLERQTGGMTRDIERGVRGIESLISYSLYSVVPTLTEVALVLGILAVKFDAGFAWITLAALGVYILFTVTVTEWRTKFRREANEFDSAAHTRAIDSLLNYETVKYFNNEGFEARRYDESLERLRKSRLKSQTTLSMLNTGQQLIIAIGLVAMLWRATEGVAQGRMTLGDLVMINAFMIQLYIPLNFLGVLYREIKQSLTDLDKMFVLMEREREVADKAGAPALAGLERPTVRFEHVHFAYEPSRPILHDVSFEIPAGKTVAVVGPSGSGKSTLARLLYRFYDVGIPGSPSVAGGITIAGQDIREVTQASVRRAIGIVPQDTVLFNDTVEYNIAYGRAGASRAEVEAAARAAHIHDFIRSTPKGYDTMVGERGLKLSGGEKQRVAIARTLLKDPPILIFDEATSALDSANERAIQAELESAARNKTTLVIAHRLSTVVHAHEILVMEAGRIIERGTHEALLASGGRYARMWALQQRRGDKIEPQAAIQSLPG